In the genome of Pseudomonas putida, one region contains:
- a CDS encoding DODA-type extradiol aromatic ring-opening family dioxygenase translates to MLPSLFISHGSPMLALQPGASGPALSKLANALALPKAIIVVSPHWESRELLVTGNPHPQTWHDFHGFPAALYAVQYPAAGEPELAQQVSARLTAAGLPARLDTHRPFDHGAWVPLSLMYPDASIPVIQVSLPSQLGPALQLKVGEALAGLRAEGVLLIGSGSITHNLGELDWHAGPDVIEPWALAFRDWVVEKLTQNDRQALLDYRQQAPFAVRNHPSDEHLLPLFFALGAGERLGIVHQGFTLGALGMDIYRFD, encoded by the coding sequence ATGCTGCCCAGCCTGTTCATTTCCCATGGTTCGCCCATGCTCGCCTTGCAACCTGGTGCCAGCGGGCCGGCTCTGTCCAAGTTAGCCAATGCCTTGGCACTTCCCAAGGCGATCATCGTGGTGTCGCCACACTGGGAGAGCCGCGAACTGCTGGTGACAGGCAACCCACATCCGCAAACCTGGCATGACTTTCATGGCTTCCCTGCCGCGCTGTATGCCGTGCAATACCCTGCGGCGGGTGAGCCGGAACTGGCCCAGCAGGTGAGTGCCCGCCTGACAGCGGCCGGCCTACCCGCTCGGCTGGATACCCACCGCCCCTTCGACCATGGGGCCTGGGTACCGCTGTCGCTGATGTATCCGGATGCCAGCATTCCCGTCATCCAGGTATCACTGCCCAGCCAACTTGGCCCTGCCCTACAACTCAAGGTCGGCGAAGCACTGGCCGGATTGCGCGCCGAAGGCGTGCTGTTGATCGGTTCTGGCAGCATTACCCACAACTTAGGCGAACTGGACTGGCATGCCGGGCCAGATGTGATCGAACCCTGGGCACTGGCGTTTCGGGATTGGGTGGTGGAGAAGCTGACACAGAACGACCGGCAGGCTCTGCTCGACTACCGTCAGCAGGCCCCGTTTGCCGTGCGTAATCACCCAAGCGACGAACATCTGCTGCCATTGTTTTTCGCCCTTGGGGCTGGCGAGCGGTTGGGTATCGTCCACCAAGGATTCACCTTGGGGGCGCTGGGAATGGATATCTATCGGTTCGACTGA
- a CDS encoding thiopurine S-methyltransferase — protein MEPAFWHKRWADNQIGFHQARVNPYLQTYWPTLGLAQGSRVLVPLCGKSLDLAWLAGQGHRVLGVELSRRAVEDFFSEHGLTPQVTRQGAFEVWRNGDVELWCGDFFALQAQDVGDCVGLYDRAAVIALPPAMRERYLALLSTLLPQACKGLLVTLDYDQSRLDGPPFSVADDEVRTGFSSWQVDTLEERQIIQESLKFEQAGMTSLIERVYRLMR, from the coding sequence ATGGAGCCGGCGTTCTGGCACAAGCGGTGGGCGGACAATCAGATCGGCTTTCATCAGGCCCGCGTCAATCCTTACCTGCAAACCTACTGGCCTACGTTGGGCCTGGCACAGGGCAGTCGCGTGCTGGTGCCGTTGTGTGGCAAGAGCCTGGACCTGGCCTGGCTCGCGGGGCAGGGGCATCGGGTCCTGGGCGTAGAGCTGTCTCGACGGGCTGTGGAAGACTTTTTCAGCGAGCACGGTCTGACGCCCCAGGTAACCCGGCAGGGTGCCTTCGAAGTCTGGCGCAATGGTGACGTGGAGCTGTGGTGCGGGGATTTCTTTGCTTTGCAGGCGCAGGATGTGGGTGATTGCGTGGGCCTGTATGACCGTGCGGCGGTGATTGCCCTGCCGCCTGCCATGCGTGAACGTTATCTGGCGTTGCTGTCGACACTGTTACCGCAAGCCTGCAAGGGGCTGCTGGTGACGCTCGACTATGATCAGTCACGGCTCGACGGGCCGCCTTTCTCGGTGGCGGACGACGAGGTCCGGACAGGGTTTTCCAGCTGGCAGGTGGATACGCTCGAGGAGCGGCAGATCATCCAGGAGAGCCTGAAATTCGAACAGGCCGGGATGACGAGCCTGATCGAGCGGGTGTATCGGCTGATGCGTTGA
- the htpX gene encoding protease HtpX, translating to MMRILLFVATNLAVVLVASITLSLFGFNGFMAANGVDLNLSQLLVFCAVFGFAGSLVSLFISKWMAKMTTGTQIISQPRTRHEQWLLQTVEELSREAGIKMPEVGIFPAYEANAFATGWNRNDALVAVSQGLLERFSPDEVRAVLAHEIGHVANGDMVTLALVQGVVNTFVMFFARIIGNFVDKVIFKNEEGQGIAYYVATIIAELILGILASIIVMWFSRRREYRADEAGAQLAGTGAMIGALQRLRVEQGMPVHMPDTLKAFGINGGLKHGLAGLLMSHPPLEDRIEALRRRG from the coding sequence ATGATGCGCATTCTGTTGTTTGTAGCCACCAACCTCGCGGTGGTGCTGGTTGCAAGCATTACCCTGAGCCTGTTCGGCTTCAACGGGTTCATGGCGGCCAACGGCGTTGACCTCAATCTCAGCCAATTGCTGGTCTTCTGCGCCGTGTTCGGTTTCGCCGGCTCGCTGGTCTCGCTGTTCATCTCCAAGTGGATGGCGAAGATGACCACCGGCACCCAGATCATCAGCCAGCCCCGCACCCGCCACGAACAGTGGCTGCTGCAGACGGTCGAGGAGCTGTCCCGCGAGGCCGGTATCAAGATGCCCGAAGTGGGTATCTTCCCAGCCTATGAGGCCAACGCCTTCGCCACCGGCTGGAACCGCAACGATGCCCTGGTGGCCGTCTCCCAGGGCCTGCTCGAACGCTTCTCGCCTGATGAAGTACGCGCCGTGCTGGCCCATGAGATCGGCCACGTGGCCAACGGCGACATGGTCACCCTGGCACTGGTGCAAGGCGTAGTGAACACCTTCGTGATGTTCTTCGCCCGCATCATCGGCAACTTCGTCGACAAGGTCATCTTCAAGAACGAAGAAGGCCAGGGCATTGCCTACTACGTGGCGACCATCATCGCCGAGCTGATCCTGGGCATCCTGGCCAGCATCATCGTCATGTGGTTCTCGCGCCGCCGCGAGTACCGCGCCGACGAAGCCGGCGCCCAGTTGGCCGGTACCGGCGCGATGATCGGTGCCCTGCAGCGCCTGCGCGTGGAGCAAGGCATGCCCGTGCACATGCCCGACACCCTGAAGGCGTTCGGCATCAACGGCGGCCTCAAGCACGGCCTGGCGGGCCTGCTGATGAGCCACCCGCCACTGGAAGACCGCATCGAAGCGCTGCGCCGCCGCGGTTGA